From a region of the Phaseolus vulgaris cultivar G19833 chromosome 6, P. vulgaris v2.0, whole genome shotgun sequence genome:
- the LOC137833424 gene encoding disease resistance protein RPS2-like produces MEAAQSRNLSGRPNQVRFPKLESIVIRRCSKMKNIFSTITLSRFPKLKELDVLDCNELEDIIYSEAKPLRNLSTSSKQIYFPTLHNIQIERCNKLKTIFSSTTVSSLPELESVIIENCNELEEIFSFVSEEEEQVENISAPSQHVCLPKVRSIRIKICNKLKCIFPYSVACECPSLALLDVESCSQLEQIVKFEHKATSEEEGAGVAVDDNQAKHLLFPNLGLLKLKKLPTITGTFPWYEPQNCQLIIEECPKYLWFT; encoded by the coding sequence ATGGAAGCAGCGCAATCTAGAAACCTATCAGGTCGTCCAAATCAGGTTAGATTCCCCAAACTTGAAAGTATTGTGATCAGGAGATGCAGcaaaatgaaaaacattttctctACAATCACTTTATCAAGATTTCCAAAGTTAAAAGAACTTGATGTACTGGACTGCAATGAACTGGAGGATATAATTTATTCAGAAGCAAAACCACTTAGAAACCTGTCAACTTCTTCCAAACAAATCTATTTCCCCACACTACATAATATCCAAATCGAAAGATGCAACAAATTGAAAACAATCTTTTCCTCCACCACTGTTAGTAGCCTGCCAGAGTTGGAAAGTGTGATTATAGAGAATTGCAATGAATTGGAAGAAATATTTTCTTTCGTTTCAGAGGAAGAAGAACAAGTTGAAAATATATCTGCTCCCTCCCAACATGTTtgtctgccaaaagttcgaagCATTAGAATCAAAATATGCAACAAATTGAAGTGCATATTCCCTTATTCTGTGGCATGTGAATGTCCTTCACTGGCTTTACTAGATGTAGAGTCTTGCTCTCAACTAGAACAGATTGTTAAATTTGAACATAAAGCTACAAGTGAAGAAGAAGGTGCAGGGGTGGCGGTTGATGATAATCAAGCTAAGCATTTATTGTTTCCAAATCTTGGTTTGCTAAAACTCAAGAAGTTGCCAACTATTACTGGGACTTTCCCTTGGTATGAACCCCAAAATTGTCAGTTGATCATAGAAGAGTGCCCCAAGTATTTGTGGTTCACTTAA
- the LOC137831198 gene encoding probable disease resistance protein At4g14610, which yields MAEIGAAVASTLIERVVDAIIGRARYLLYFKKSVVDLRKSKRELEKSLQHIRERAQEAATNAEKIVQPVEEWLKDVERVLEDVQGLEERVEESQCRLNMTFKYSLAKEVICMTMQMKVVNNNNKFEPFSHPIKLSSMNYFFPKDFVALDSRMPVYEELLQAIQDERSNVIGVVGVGGSGKSTLARVVGKQIEESKLFDKVVMTIVSQDLKLRDIQGQIADHLSFSLMEETELGRALRLSHRLKTEKILIILDGAWEKLDLEAIGIPLNENDKRCCVLLTTRNQEVCTSMNCQRMIELSILNEDEGWNLFKQRAQIDDDSPDELREVARRVFDKCKGLLVAILAVARTLKGKTFTSWELALLRLETSESIDVQEGLASTYECNELEEIICLDSKDAGQLRYLYAPSQPLFPKLRKILIKGCIKLRKIFFPSMVSSLPELRELSVQDCNELVEIVSSEEARQLPNLSFQSQQVSFPKLGLIEIERCNKLKSIFFATIVSSLSELTQLSICNCNNLEEIISSDSEEIQKHRNVNAPFPQFFPKLWRISIQNCNKLKTFFSATTITSLPGLQQLIVKDCNTWEEIISLDSDQAGQSRNQYPLYNQEDCFPKLRSVQIERCNSLKTIFIMEIVSTLPELFELTVKGCDEWVKIMSLGSMQAKQAGNLSAHSKQICFNKLQKIEIESCKRLKTIFFTDIVTSLPELEQIVVKNCNEWESIVSLHSKEERQHRFLSASSQEVSFPKLRKIVIEKCNKLKAIFSTTIVTSLPELEQLIVKDCNEFEEIISLDSDEAGGLKTSCAPSQQVSFPNLGSISIERCSKFKRMFYMVIVNILPMLEQLVVKDCNEWEEMISLDSVKANEHGNISAPSHHICFPRLTKIEIEGCNRLRAIFSSTIVTRLPMLEQLSVKDCSECEDIISLDSQEARQFTSQLAPFQQVCFPKLRKIGIECCNKLKAIFSTTLVTRLPRLEHLRIDNCNELEEIVSVDSVKINQLRKQYDRSQQSYFPMLQRVLVNRCNKLKKIFSAPIVTSLPELVNVCISYCNEWEEIISSDSEESSK from the coding sequence ATGGCTGAAATAGGTGCAGCTGTGGCGTCAACATTAATAGAGCGTGTGGTGGATGCAATTATAGGTCGTGCTAGATATTTATTGTATTTCAAAAAATCTGTTGTTGATCTTCGAAAATCAAAGAGAGAGTTGGAGAAGTCATTGCAGCACATTAGAGAACGTGCTCAAGAAGCTGCTACAAATGCAGAGAAGATTGTGCAACCAGTTGAAGAGTGGCTGAAAGATGTGGAAAGGGTTTTGGAAGATGTGCAGGGGCTGGAAGAAAGGGTGGAAGAAAGTCAATGCCGTTTGAACATGACATTTAAGTATTCTCTAGCAAAAGAGGTGATATGCATGACGATGCAAATGAAAGTGGTCAACAACAATAACAAATTTGAGCCATTTTCACACCCCATTAAACTCTCAAGCATGAATTACTTCTTTCCCAAAGACTTTGTGGCATTGGATTCTAGGATGCCAGTTTATGAAGAGCTGCTGCAGGCAATCCAAGATGAGAGGAGCAATGTGATTGGAGTGGTTGGCGTGGGAGGATCAGGTAAAAGCACTTTAGCAAGAGTGGTGGGGAAGCAAATAGAGGAGTCAAAGCTTTTTGACAAGGTGGTTATGACAATTGTGTCTCAAGATCTCAAATTGAGGGACATTCAAGGTCAAATTGCTGATCACTTGAGCTTTTCATTGATGGAAGAGACAGAACTTGGCAGGGCACTACGGTTATCTCACAGGTTAAAAACTGAGAAGATTCTCATCATCTTGGATGGTGCATGGGAGAAGCTGGACTTGGAAGCTATTGGGATTCCATTGAATGAGAATGACAAGAGATGTTGCGTCCTCCTCACCACCCGCAACCAAGAAGTTTGCACCTCAATGAACTGCCAAAGAATGATTGAACTCTCTATATTAAATGAAGATGAAGGTTGGAATTTGTTCAAGCAACGTGCACAAATAGATGATGATTCTCCAGATGAATTGAGAGAGGTGGCAAGGAGAGTCTTTGACAAATGCAAAGGACTGCTAGTTGCCATTCTTGCAGTGGCAAGAACTTTGAAGGGAAAGACTTTTACCAGCTGGGAATTGGCATTACTTAGACTAGAAACTTCTGAATCAATTGATGTTCAAGAGGGCTTGGCAAGTACCTATGAATGCAATGAATTGGAGGAAATAATTTGCTTGGATTCAAAGGATGCAGGACAACTTAGATACCTCTATGCCCCTTCCCAGCCACTTTTCCCCAAACTAAGGAAAATCTTAATTAAAGGATGCATCAAATTGAGAAAAATCTTCTTCCCAAGCATGGTTTCAAGCCTCCCAGAGTTGAGAGAGCTGTCTGTACAAGATTGCAATGAATTGGTAGAAATTGTTTCTTCAGAGGAAGCTAGACAATTGCCAAACCTATCTTTTCAATCTCAACAAGTTTCTTTCCCCAAATTGGGGCTGATTGAGATTGAAAGATGCAACAAATTGAAATCAATTTTCTTTGCAACCATTGTTTCAAGCCTATCAGAGTTGACACAGTTGTCTATATGCAACTGCAACAACTTAGAGGAAATAATTTCTTCAGATTCCGAGGAAATACAGAAGCATAGAAATGTAAATGCTCCTTTCCCACAATTCTTCCCTAAACTATGGAGGATTAGCATTCAGAATTGCAACAAATTGAAAACATTCTTCTCTGCTACCACCATTACAAGTCTACCAGGGTTGCAACAACTAATAGTAAAGGACTGCAACACATGGGAAGAAATAATTTCTCTGGATTCTGATCAAGCAGGACAATCTAGAAACCAATATCCTCTTTACAATCAAGAAGACTGTTTCCCCAAACTTAGAAGCGTCCAGATTGAAAGATGCAACTCATTGAAAACAATCTTTATCATGGAAATTGTTTCAACCCTTCCTGAGTTGTTTGAGTTGACTGTAAAGGGTTGTGATGAATGGGTGAAAATAATGTCCTTAGGTTCGATGCAAGCAAAACAAGCCGGAAATCTATCTGCTCATTCCAAACAAATTTGTTTCAACAAACTGCagaaaattgaaattgaaagttgCAAAAGATTGAAAACAATTTTCTTTACAGACATTGTTACAAGCCTTCCGGAGTTAGAACAAATAGTTGTAAAGAACTGCAATGAGTGGGAGAGCATAGTTTCTTTACATTCAAAGGAAGAAAGACAGCATAGATTTCTTTCTGCTTCTTCCCAAGAAGTTTCTTTCCCCAAATTGAGGAAGATTGTAATCGAGAAATGTAACAAATTGAAAGCAATCTTTTCTACAACCATTGTCACAAGCCTACCGGAGTTGGAGCAATTGATTGTAAAGGACTGCAATGAATTTGAGGAAATAATTTCCTTGGATTCAGATGAAGCTGGAGGACTTAAAACCTCATGTGCTCCTTCCCAACAAGTTTCCTTTCCAAATCTGGGAAGTATTAGTATTGAAAGATGCTCCAAATTTAAAAGAATGTTTTACATGGTTATTGTTAATATCCTACCAATGTTGGAACAATTGGTTGTAAAGGATTGCAATGAATGGGAGGAAATGATTTCCTTAGATTCAGTGAAAGCAAATGAACATGGAAATATTTCTGCTCCTTCCCATCATATTTGTTTTCCTAGACTGACAAAGATTGAGATTGAAGGCTGCAATAGATTGAGAGCAATTTTCTCCTCAACCATTGTTACAAGACTGCCAATGTTGGAGCAACTATCTGTAAAGGACTGCAGTGAATGTGAGGATATAATTTCCTTGGATTCACAGGAAGCAAGACAATTTACAAGCCAACTCGCCCCTTTCCAACAAGTTTGTTTCCCCAAACTGAGGAAGATTGGTATAGAATGTTGCAACAAATTGAAAGCAATTTTTTCCACAACCTTAGTTACTAGACTGCCAAGGTTGGAGCATCTGAGAATCGACAACTGCAATGAACTGGAGGAAATAGTTTCTGTAGATTCTGTGAAAATAAACCAACTTAGAAAGCAATATGATCGTTCCCAACAAAGTTATTTCCCTATGCTGCAGAGGGTATTGGTCAACAGATGcaacaaattgaaaaaaatcttCTCAGCACCCATTGTCACTAGCCTTCCAGAGTTGGTGAATGTATGTATAAGCTATTGCAATGAATGGGAGGAAATAATTTCTTCAGATTCAGAGGAATCAAGTAAATAA